Proteins found in one Quercus robur chromosome 2, dhQueRobu3.1, whole genome shotgun sequence genomic segment:
- the LOC126702825 gene encoding uncharacterized protein LOC126702825, translated as MANCINLNTRIITRRNKCAACFKQFVKMEHFVEHMRTSYHSVHEPTCRICKKHCRSFESLREHLIGPLPKEACKRIFSNQGCKFCLVILNNPDALRLHQEICQLPSVNTGVLAQLANLSIFDNLTIDNVQIRGPQVVALACKMVGGGGSDGSLDLCARVCLIDEYESIIYHTYVKPPTPATNYRYQTTGIRAEYLREALPLSQAQRKIQDLLYNREPMRKLRPTDGKASILVGHTLDRDLSLLQINYPATMMRDTAKYPPLMQTNKLSNSLKYLAKTYLGYDIQAGSEDPYEDCVASMRLYKRMRSQVHKKGDHPQNQNNFALWRQSELEKMTPEQLLEISRSDFYCWCLDSQV; from the exons atgGCCAAC TGTATTAACTTAAACACAAGGATAATCACAAGAAGGAACAAGTGTGCTGCATGCTTTAAGCAATTCGTCAAAATGGAGCACTTTGTGGAGCACATGAGAACCTCATATCATTCAGTTCATGAACCGACATGCAGAATTTGCAAAAAACATTGCAGATCTTTTGAATCTCTAAGGGAACATCTTATTG GCCCACTGCCAAAAGAAGCATGCAAAAGAATTTTCAGCAATCAAGGATGCAAATTCTGCCTAGTTATCCTCAATAACCCAGATGCACTCAGGTTGCACCAAGAAATTTGCCAACTCCCCAGTGTAAATACT GGAGTGCTTGCTCAATTGGCTAACTTGAgcatttttgataatttgactatCGATAATGTTCAAATAAGAGGGCCACAAGTAGTTGCACTCGCTTGCAAaatggttggtggtggtggcagtgaTGGCTCCCTAGATCTCTGTGCAAGGGTCTGCCTCATTGATGAATATGAAAGCATAATCTACCATACTTATGTCAAGCCACCAACTCCAGCCACAAACTATAG GTATCAAACAACGGGCATTCGAGCAGAATACTTAAGGGAGGCATTGCCGCTGAGCCAAGCGCAGAGGAAGATTCAAGACCTCCTCTACAATAGAGAGCCAATGCGGAAGCTTAGACCTACTGATGGAAAAGCCAGTATTCTTGTGGGTCATACTTTGGATCGTGACCTTAGCCTCCTACAAATAAATTACCCAGCAACAATGATGAG GGATACAGCAAAATATCCTCCACTGATGCAAACAAACAAGCTCAGCAACTCCCTTAAATACTTAGCAAAAACATATCTTGG GTATGACATTCAAGCTGGCAGTGAAGACCCTTATGAGGACTGTGTTGCATCAATGAGGCTTTACAAAAGAATGAGATCCCAAGTTCACAAAAAAGGGGACCatccacaaaaccaaaacaattttGCATTATGGAGGCAAAGCGAACTTGAAAAGATGACCCCAGAACAACTATTGGAAATTTCAAGGTCTGATTTCTACTGTTGGTGCTTGGACTCTCAAGTTTAG
- the LOC126714894 gene encoding 2-methylene-furan-3-one reductase-like, with protein MAAPPTASIPSKNKAWAYSEYGKAVDVLKLDSNVTVPEVKEDQVLVKVVAASLNPVDSKRMLGYFKETDSPLPIVTGYDVAGVVVKVGSQVKNFEEGDEVYGDLNEKALDHPKSYGTLAEYTAVEERLLALKPKNLSFVEAASLPLAIETAYEGLERTEFSAGKSILVLGGAGGVGTHIIQLAKHVFGASKVAATSSTGKLELLKSLGADLAIDYTKENFEDLPEKFDVVYDAVGQTDKAVKAVKKDGHVVTIVGPVIPPATMFVLTSKGSILEKLKPYLESGKVKPVIDPKSPFPFSKTVEAFSYLNTNRATGKVVVYPIP; from the exons ATGGCAGCTCCTCCAACTGCTTCAATACCCTCTAAAAATAAGGCTTGGGCCTACTCTGAATATGGAAAGGCTGTTGATGTTTTGAAGCTGGACTCAAATGTAACCGTGCCAGAAGTGAAGGAAGACCAAGTACTGGTCAAGGTTGTTGCTGCATCTCTTAACCCTGTCGATTCTAAGAGGATGCTTGGGTATTTCAAGGAAACTGACTCTCCTTTACCA ATTGTTACTGGCTATGATGTAGCTGGGGTAGTGGTAAAAGTGGGAAGCCAAGTGAAGAATTTCGAGGAAGGAGATGAAGTATATGGAGACCTCAATGAAAAAGCTTTAGACCACCCAAAAAGCTATGGCACTTTGGCCGAGTACACTGCTGTTGAAGAGAGACTATTGGctctgaaacccaaaaatctaagttttgttGAAGCTGCTAGCCTTCCCCTGGCCATTGAGACTGCCTATGAAGGCCTTGAACGAACTGAATTCTCTGCAGGTAAATCCATCCTTGTATTAGGTGGTGCTGGTGGAGTTGGAACACACATTATTCAG CTAGCAAAGCATGTTTTTGGTGCATCCAAGGTAGCAGCTACTTCAAGCACTGGGAAACTGGAGCTATTGAAGAGTTTGGGAGCTGATTTGGCCATTGATTATACCAAAGAAAACTTTGAAGACCTTCCAGAGAAATTTGATGTCGTATATGATGCAGTTG GGCAGACTGATAAGGCAGTCAAGGCAGTGAAAAAGGACGGGCATGTTGTGACAATAGTAGGCCCTGTAATTCCACCAGCAACTATGTTTGTGCTCACTTCTAAAGGGTCTATCTTGGAGAAACTGAAACCTTACCTGGAAAGTGGGAAGGTGAAGCCAGTGATTGACCCCAAAAGTCCGTTTCCATTTTCAAAGACTGTTGAAGCATTTTCCTATCTTAACACCAACAGAGCCACCGGAAAAGTGGTCGTATATCCAATCCCATGA
- the LOC126702834 gene encoding uncharacterized protein LOC126702834 — translation MSVARLSTENNNSKPKRARIEASLVLGFSADDKIRTIQPHDNALVVTLRIKGYDVKRVLVDQGNPVEIMYPDLYKELNLKPENLTAYDSPLVSFEGKTVTPRGQIRLPIQTSSDVVEVDFIVVNAYSLYTAIVAKPWLHALETVSSTLYQKVKYPSNGQVKEIVGNQSMARQGIVVAILHRPNAESSASTERNL, via the coding sequence ATGTCTGTGGCTCGGCTATCAACTGAAAACAACAATTCAAAGCCAAAAAGAGCCAGAATAGAGGCCTCACTAGTCCTGGGCTTCTCGGCCGATGATAAGATCAGAACTATCCAACCCCATGACAATGCTTTGGTGGTCACACTCAGGATAAAGGGGTATGATGTGAAAAGAGTGTTGGTAGATCAGGGAAATCCTGtcgagataatgtaccccgacctatacaaggaGCTGAATTTAAAACCCGAAAACCTAACAGCATACGATTCCCCACTAGTAAGTTTCGAAGGGAAAACAGTTACTCCGAGAGGTCAGATTAGACTACCTATACAAACCAGTTCAGATGTGGTGGAAGTAGACTTCATTGTGGTGAATGCTTATTCACTTTATACGGCTATTGTGGCCAAGCCTTGGCTTCATGCCTTAGAAACCGTTTCTTCTACCCTCTACCAGAAGGTAAAGTATCCGTCCAACGGCCAAGTTAAAGAGATTGTAGGGAATCAATCCATGGCTAGGCAAGGCATAGTGGTTGCCATCTTGCATAGGCCCAATGCAGAGTCCTCGGCCTCTACTGAAAGGAActtgtag